A DNA window from Borrelia sp. HM contains the following coding sequences:
- a CDS encoding protein-glutamate O-methyltransferase produces the protein MHMNNEFNIKINQEELNRLTRIIYNNFGINLTEKKKLLIESRLSSIIKAKNFNNFTEYINYLENYKNQMPLIELVDKISTNHTYFFREHNHFEFLERKILPTIFNQASQLGEEEIRIWSSGCSSGEEPYTIAMILNEYINNNQIQCKTKILATDISITVLNEAKQGIYTQDRIKTLPKYLKIKYLNKVTNEQFEVKDILKRMIQFKKLNLMNEIFPFKKQFDLIFCRNVMIYFDEKTRNKLAEKFSQHLKDDAYLLIGHSETIRSNKTLKYIMPATYKKSTR, from the coding sequence ATGCATATGAATAATGAGTTTAATATCAAAATCAATCAAGAAGAGCTTAATAGGTTAACCAGAATAATATATAATAATTTTGGTATTAACCTTACCGAGAAAAAAAAGTTGCTAATCGAAAGCAGATTGTCATCAATCATCAAAGCAAAAAATTTTAATAATTTTACAGAATACATCAATTATTTAGAAAATTATAAAAATCAAATGCCTTTAATAGAATTAGTTGATAAAATATCAACTAATCATACTTATTTCTTCAGAGAACATAATCATTTTGAATTCCTTGAAAGGAAAATATTACCCACAATATTTAATCAAGCATCTCAATTAGGAGAAGAAGAAATTCGCATATGGTCATCTGGATGTTCAAGCGGAGAAGAACCATATACAATTGCAATGATATTAAATGAATATATAAACAACAACCAAATTCAATGTAAGACAAAAATATTAGCAACAGATATTTCAATTACTGTCCTTAATGAAGCTAAGCAAGGAATCTATACACAAGACCGTATAAAAACACTGCCAAAGTATTTAAAAATCAAATACTTAAATAAAGTTACAAATGAGCAATTTGAAGTCAAAGACATACTGAAAAGAATGATACAGTTTAAAAAATTAAATCTCATGAATGAAATTTTTCCATTCAAGAAACAATTTGATTTAATATTCTGTAGAAACGTAATGATTTATTTTGATGAAAAGACTAGAAATAAACTTGCTGAAAAATTCAGTCAACATTTAAAAGACGACGCTTATTTACTTATTGGTCATTCAGAAACAATTAGAAGTAATAAAACTTTAAAGTATATAATGCCAGCAACATATAAAAAATCAACCAGATAA